A single Anopheles arabiensis isolate DONGOLA chromosome 2, AaraD3, whole genome shotgun sequence DNA region contains:
- the LOC120896647 gene encoding neurofibromin isoform X6 — protein sequence MATQKPGEWANSLLARFEEQLPYRTGPHGTQARLSIDETMNCLIQISRYRFSLVISGLTKMLQRVNEIFIILQFQPPACRGHEPERCCYDSLIIILETLERCLSGQSKDTARFEEAMNVKLLLREICQFIDIQNENNQNATSLKALASKVLFALSQNHFGAVFNRISARLQELSTCAEENPDYSDIELIQHIDLDVHRLTKLLTETIQKFKSLKKSAHMILLSSLERALWNWIEFHPKEFEDLQRNPNDELSKCCETFFDILDSYSENKKARAAVWPLQIMLLILSPKVLEEIVNADSGAPCSPRHLKKKHFMEGIKKGLGAHASSKQSTESAAIACVKLCKASTYININDSNNVTFQLVQSVINDLKALLFNPAKPFSRGQGFNFQDIDLMIDCWVSCFRIKPHNNEALKVCLSLNSPPAYHFVIVSSLLKIVTQARLPWWPQIDLVYARSGELRGLFTDTLNKATQGYIAHTPLRMITSLTLKSKDAQSRLTRPDEGPAHKALLLLMVRLIHADPMLLLNSLGKAGHEVQSSTLELINGLVSLVHQPTMPDVAQEAMEALLALHSPDKIEVWNPEAPINTFWDVSSQVLFSISQKLIQHQIANYTDVLKWLREILICRNTFLQRHKDYANVGSQIAICRQAHIKLEVVFFMYLWSVDLDAVMVSLSCFGLLCEEAEIRSGSDELTVGFILPNYHLYQELSHTSATLTSPQNAESRYSFFEHLHGRVTLQRNIMSLLRKIEHCVNGVQPAWEETFRNWEVTSKLLQSYPKGKPEEGQAEVFHRSMGKRRASHQSSEHDLEEQITEWANMTWFLLALGGVCLQKPRNQRQATQGYNLPIGTAGPSLMQSTTSLSSSSSGRGSMHPIMGSLVSSIGPGSSQEVQYCPVTQFIGQLLRLLVCNNEKFGPQIQKHVKELVGQEMSAQLYPILFDQIRSIVEKFFDQQGQVVVTDINTQFIEHTIYIMKSVLDGRQSKDQNDQPANAEHLGVTSIENLMLAIVRYVRHLDMTVHAIHIKTKLCQLVEVMMKRRDDLAFRQEMKFRNKLVEYLTDWVMGTSHQIAPPGSGDVTIITRDLDQACMEAVAALLRGLPLQPEESDRGDLMDAKSALFLKYFTLFMNLLNDCVDGSEADKDTNNPPLLPPRPRVAAGKLTALRNATIQAMSNLLSANIDSGLMHSIDLSYNPDLQTRAAFMEVLTQILQQGTEFDTLAESVMADRFEQLVQLVTMISDKGELPIAMALASVVTTSQMDELARVLVTLFDAKHLLSPLLWNMFYREVEVSDCMQTLFRGNSLGSKIMAFCFKIYGASYLQGLLEPLIRPLLGDEPTSSFEVDPARLEPTEDIEVNRKNLIALTQKVFDAIVNSADRFPPQLRSMCHCLYQVLSKRFPNLLQNNIGAVGTVIFLRFINPAIVSPQELGIVGKQVPTQIKRGLMLMSKILQNIANHVEFSKEQHMLCFNDFLRAHFEAGRRFFIQIASDCETVDQTSHSMSFISDANVLALHRLLWSHQERIGDYLSSSRDHKAVGRRPFDKMATLLAYLGPPEHKPVDSHLLFSSYARWSSIDMSSTNFEEIMVKHQMHEKEEFKTLKSMNIFYQAGTSKAGNPVFYYIARRYKIGETNGDLLIYHVILTLKPFCHSPFEVVIDFTHTCSDNRFRTEFLQKWFYVLPEVAYENLYAAYIYNCNSWVREYTKFHDRILAPLKGCRKLIFLDSPAKLNDVIDPEQQKLPGATLSLDEDLKVFNNALKLSHKDTKVAIKVGPTALQITSAEKTKVLAHSVLLNDVYYASEIEEVCLVDDNQFTLSIANESSQLSFIHNDCDNIVQAIIHIRNRWELSQPDSVTVHQKIRPKDVPGTLLNMALLNLGSSDPNLRTAAYNQLCALTATFDLKIEGQLLETQGLCIPSNNTIFIKSVSETLATNEPHLTLEFLEECIQGFQRSTIELKHLCLEYMTPWLANLVRFCKPSDEGKRQKQVAQILEKLINLTIEQKEMYPSIQAKIWGSIGQIPELIDMVLDNFIHKSVSSGLGSPQVEIMADTAVALASANVQLVAKKVIGRLCRVMDKTCHSPTQYLEQHMMWDDIAILARYLLMLSFNNCLDVARHLPYLFHTVTFLVCTGSLSMRASTHGLVINIIHSLCTCTKPSFSEETQRMLRLSLDEFSLPKFYLLFGISKVKSAAVTAFRSSCRHPNDRWLGNERVSQAPPADRERLALPSLEVITEALLEIMEACMRDIPDCDWLQTWTSLAKSFAFCFNPALQPRALIVFGCISKSVTDQDVKQLLRILVKALESFNDIILLEALVMCLTRLQPLLRPESPIHRALFWVAVSVLQLDESTLYAAGLALLEQNLHTLNSQQLFDNQNIADVMMATREPLEWHFKQLDHAVGLSFKSNFHFALVGHLLKGFRHPTPTTVSRTSRVLTMLLGIVAKPHRRDKFEVTPDSVAYLTALVCFSEEVRSRCHVKHTVPRWPVESGGSGDSASGSSSDPSAPNSAGGGPLTGGSGPGGSSGSGGHSVRRQKSWDMLDQSAIQYARQSHKVQQHQERGSRSSVSNESNVLLDPEVLPDSSTQALVLTVLATLVKYTTDEAETRVLYQYLAEGSIVFPKVFPVIHSLLDQKVNNVLSVSNDQIVLASVQSIIQNMLASEDASQQPLHFLQSCGFGGLWRFAGPFTKYNMMVESSELFVNFLEAMVETCLPVEESTPMPPSPRPYNLSSSLSSLTLGSPTDKAFSSESLDHDGFSGSVSSLRRASCSKARTGSKHRFIDSPTHNI from the exons ATGGCTACACAGAAACCGGGCGAGTGGGCCAACTCACTGTTGGCCCGGTTCGAGGAGCAG CTCCCTTACCGCACCGGTCCCCATGGCACACAGGCGCGGCTCAGCATTGACGAAACGATGAACTGCTTGATACAGATATCGCGCTACCGCTTTTCGCTCGTCATTTCCGGCCTGACGAAAATGTTGCAGCGTGTGAACGAGATT TTTATTATCTTACAGTTTCAACCGCCTGCCTGCCGGGGTCACGAGCCGGAACGGTGCTGCTATGATTCGTTGATCATCATCCTAGAGACGCTCGAACGGTGCCTGTCCGGGCAGTCGAAAGATACGGCACGTTTCGAGGAAGCGATGAATGTGAAGCTGCTCCTCAGGGAAATTTGCCAATTTATTG ATATACagaatgaaaacaatcaaaatgcCACCTCGCTGAAGGCGCTCGCCTCGAAGGTGCTGTTCGCACTGTCCCAGAACCACTTTGGGGCCGTGTTTAACCGCATCTCGGCCCGCCTGCAGGAGCTGAGCACGTGCGCGGAGGAGAATCCCGACTACAGCGACATCGAGCTGATCCAGCACATCGATCTGGACGTGCACCGGCTGACGAAGCTGCTGACGGAGACGATACAGAAGTTTAAGTCGCTGAAAAAGTCCGCCCACATGATCCTGCTCAGCTCGCTGGAGCGCGCGCTCTGGAACTGGATCGAGTTTCACCCGAAGGAGTTCGAGGACCTGCAGCGCAACCCGAACGACGAGCTGAGCAAATGCTGCGAAACGTTCTTCGACATACTGGACTCGTACTCGGAGAACAAGAAGGCCCGGGCCGCCGTGTGGCCGCTGCAGATCATGCTGCTGATACTGAGCCCGAAGGTGCTGGAGGAGATTGTGAACGCCGACTCGGGTGCGCCGTGCTCGCCGCGCCACCTGAAGAAGAAACACTTCATGGAGGGCATCAAGAAGGGGCTGGGGGCGCACGCGTCCTCCAAGCAGTCGACCGAATCGGCCGCCATCGCGTGCGTGAAGCTGTGCAAAGCGTCCACGTACATCAACATCAACGACTCGAACAACGTGACGTTCCAGCTGGTGCAGAGCGTGATAAACGATCTGAAGGCGCTGCTGTTCAACCCGGCGAAACCGTTCTCGCGCGGCCAGGGCTTCAACTTTCAGGACATTGATCTGATGATCGACTGCTGGGTGTCCTGCTTTCGCATCAAGCCGCACAACAACGAGGCGCTGAAGGTGTGCCTGAGTCTCAACTCGCCGCCGGCCTACCACTTTGTCATCGTCAGCTCGCTGCTGAAGATCGTCACCCAGGCGCGGCTACCCTGGTGGCCCCAGATCGACCTGGTGTACGCACGGTCCGGCGAGCTGCGAGGCCTCTTCACCGACACGCTGAACAAAGCGACCCAGGGCTACATCGCCCACACGCCGCTGCGCATGATCACCTCGCTGACGCTCAAATCGAAGGACGCCCAGAGCCGGCTGACCCGCCCAGACGAGGGGCCAGCGCACaaggcgctgctgctgctgatggtgcggCTCATCCATGCCGatccgatgctgctgctgaacagcCTCGGCAAGGCGGGGCACGAGGTGCAAAGCTCGACGCTCGAGCTGATCAACGGGCTTGTCTCGCTCGTGCACCAGCCCACGATGCCGGACGTGGCGCAGGAAGCGATGGAAGCGCTGCTCGCCCTGCACTCGCCCGACAAGATCGAGGTGTGGAATCCCGAGGCGCCGATCAACACGTTCTGGGACGTGAGCTCGCAGGTACTGTTTTCGATCTCGCAAAAGCTGATCCAGCACCAGATCGCCAACTACACGGACGTGCTCAAGTGGCTGCGCGAGATACTGATCTGCCGTAACACGTTCCTGCAGCGGCACAAGGATTACGCGAACGTTGGCAGCCAGATCGCGATCTGCCGCCAGGCGCACATCAAGCTCGAGGTGGTCTTCTTCATGTACCTGTGGTCGGTCGATCTGGACGCGGTCATGGTATCGCTGTCGTGCTTCGGGCTGCTGTGCGAGGAGGCGGAAATACGGTCCGGCTCGGACGAGCTTACCGTGGGCTTCATTCTACCGAACTATCACCTCTACCAGGAGCTGTCGCACACCTCGGCTACGCTAACGTCGCCCCAGAATGCGGAATCGCGGTACAGCTTCTTCGAGCATCTGCACGGGCGTGTGACGCTGCAGCGCAACATCATGTCGCTGCTGCGCAAGATCGAACACTGCGTGAACGGCGTGCAGCCGGCGTGGGAGGAAACGTTCCGCAACTGGGAGGTAACGAGCAAGCTGCTCCAGAGCTACCCGAAAGGGAAGCCGGAGGAAGGGCAGGCGGAGGTGTTTCACCGGAGCATGGGCAAACGGCGCGCGAGCCACCAGAGCTCGGAGCACGATCTCGAGGAGCAAATCACCGAGTGGGCCAACATGACCTGGTTCCTGCTGGCGCTCGGCGGTGTCTGCCTGCAGAAGCCTCGCAACCAGAGACAGGCGACGCAAGGCTACAATCTGCCGATCGGAACGGCCGGACCGTCCCTGATGCAATCCACCACTTCGCTGTCCAGCTCGAGCTCGGGGCGCGGCTCGATGCATCCGATCATGGGGTCGCTGGTATCGTCGATCGGGCCGGGCAGCAGCCAGGAGGTGCAGTACTGCCCGGTGACCCAGTTCATTGGCCAGCTGTTGCGGCTGCTCGTGTGCAACAACGAAAAGTTCGGCCCGCAGATACAGAAGCACGTGAAGGAGCTGGTCGGGCAGGAAATGTCGGCCCAGCTGTATCCCATCCTGTTCGACCAGATACGCTCGATCGTGGAAAAGTTCTTCGACCAGCAGGGCCAGGTGGTCGTCACGGACATCAACACGCAGTTCATCGAGCACACGATCTACATCATGAAGTCGGTGCTGGACGGGCGGCAAAGCAAGGACCAGAATGACCAGCCGGCGAACGCGGAGCATCTCGGCGTGACGAGCATCGAGAATCTCATGCTAGCGATCGTGCGGTACGTGCGCCACCTGGACATGACCGTGCACGCGATCCACATCAAGACCAAGCTCTGCCAGCTGGTGGAGGTGATGATGAAGCGGCGGGACGATCTCGCCTTCCGGCAGGAGATGAAGTTCCGCAACAAGCTGGTGGAGTATCTGACCGACTGGGTGATGGGCACGTCGCACCAGATCGCGCCGCCGGGCTCGGGTGACGTGACGATAATTACGCGCGATCTCGACCAGGCGTGCATGGAGGCGGTGGCGGCCCTGTTGCGCGGTTTGCCCCTCCAGCCGGAGGAATCGGACCGCGGCGATCTGATGGACGCGAAGAGCGCACTGTTTCTGAAGTACTTCACGCTGTTCATGAACCTGCTGAACGACTGCGTGGACGGTTCGGAAGCGGACAAAGACACGAACAATCCGCCGCTGTTGCCGCCCCGGCCGAGGGTAGCGGCCGGGAAGCTGACCGCCCTGCGCAACGCCACCATCCAGGCAATGTCCAACCTGCTGAGCGCGAACATCGACTCGGGCCTGATGCATTCGATCGATCTGAGCTACAACCCCGACCTGCAGACCCGGGCAGCGTTCATGGAGGTGCTGACGCAGATCCTGCAGCAGGGCACCGAGTTCGATACGCTCGCCGAGTCCGTGATGGCCGACCGGTTCGAGCAGCTGGTGCAGCTCGTGACGATGATCAGCGACAAGGGCGAGCTGCCGATCGCGATGGCCCTTGCCTCCGTGGTGACCACCTCCCAGATGGACGAGCTGGCCCGCGTGCTGGTGACACTGTTCGACGCGAAGCATCTGCTCTCTCCGCTGCTGTGGAACATGTTCTACCGCGAGGTAGAAGTGTCCGACTGCATGCAGACGCTGTTCCGGGGGAACTCGCTCGGCAGCAAGATAATGGCGTTCTGCTTCAAGATTTACGGCGCGAGCTATCTGCAGGGGCTGCTCGAGCCGCTGATTCGCCCACTGCTGGGCGACGAACCGACCAGCAGCTTCGAGGTGGACCCGGCCCGGCTCGAACCGACCGAGGACATTGAGGTGAACCGGAAAAACCTGATCGCCCTCACGCAGAAGGTGTTCGACGCGATCGTCAACTCGGCGGACCGGTTCCCGCCCCAGCTCCGCTCGATGTGCCACTGTCTGTACCAGGTGCTGAGCAAGCGGTTCCCGAACCTGCTGCAGAACAACATCGGCGCGGTCGGGACGGTGATCTTTCTGCGCTTCATCAACCCGGCGATCGTGTCGCCCCAGGAGCTGGGCATCGTCGGCAAGCAGGTGCCGACGCAGATCAAGCGCGGCCTGATGCTGATGTCGAAAATACTGCAAAACATCGCCAACCACGTGGAGTTCTCGAAGGAGCAGCACATGCTGTGCTTTAACGATTTTCTGCGCGCCCACTTCGAGGCGGGCCGGCGCTTCTTCATACAGATCGCTTCCGACTGCGAGACGGTCGATCAGACGTCGCACAGCATGAGCTTCATCTCGGACGCGAACGTGCTGGCGCTGCACCGGTTGCTGTGGTCGCACCAGGAGCGCATCGGCGACTACCTGTCCAGCAGCCGGGACCACAAGGCGGTCGGACGGCGCCCGTTCGACAAGATGGCCACGCTGCTCGCGTACCTCGGGCCGCCCGAGCACAAGCCGGTCGACTCGCATCTGCTCTTCTCGTCCTACGCCCGCTGGAGCTCGATCGACATGTCGTCGACCAACTTCGAGGAGATCATGGTGAAGCACCAGATGCACGAGAAGGAGGAGTTCAAGACGCTGAAATCGATGAACATCTTCTACCAGGCCGGCACGAGCAAGGCGGGCAATCCGGTGTTCTACTACATCGCGCGCCGCTACAAGATTGGCGAAACGAACGGCGACCTGCTGATCTACCACGTGATCCTAACGCTCAAACCGTTCTGCCACTCGCCGTTCGAGGTGGTGATCGACTTCACGCACACCTGCTCGGACAACCGCTTCCGGACGGAGTTTCTGCAGAAGTGGTTCTACGTGCTGCCGGAGGTCGCGTACGAGAATCTGTACGCCGCGTACATCTACAACTGCAACTCGTGGGTGCGCGAGTACACCAAGTTTCACGATCGCATACTGGCCCCGCTCAAGGGCTGCCGGAAGCTGATCTTTCTCGACTCGCCAGCCAAGCTGAACGACGTGATCGACCCGGAGCAGCAGAAGCTGCCCGGCGCGACCCTCTCGCTCGACGAAGATCTGAAGGTGTTCAACAACGCGCTCAAGCTGAGCCACAAGGACACGAAGGTGGCGATCAAGGTCGGGCCGACCGCGCTCCAGATTACGTCCGCCGAGAAGACGAAGGTGCTGGCCCACTCGGTGCTGCTGAACGACGTGTACTACGCGTCGGAAATCGAGGAGGTGTGCCTGGTGGACGACAACCAGTTCACGCTGTCGATCGCCAACGAAAGCTCGCAGCTCAGCTTCATCCACAACGACTGCGACAACATCGTGCAGGCGATAATACACATCCGCAACCGGTGGGAGCTGAGCCAGCCCGACTCGGTCACCGTGCATCAGAAGATCCGGCCGAAGGATGTGCCGGGCACGCTGCTCAACATGGCCCTGCTGAACCTGGGCTCGTCCGATCCGAACCTGCGCACGGCCGCGTACAACCAGCTGTGCGCCCTGACTGCGACCTTCGATCTGAAGATCGAGGGCCAGCTGCTCGAAACGCAGGGCCTCTGCATCCCGTCGAACAACACGATCTTCATCAAGTCGGTGAGCGAAACGTTGGCCACGAACGAGCCGCACCTGACGCTGGAGTTTCTCGAGGAGTGCATCCAGGGCTTTCAGCGCAGCACGATCGAGCTGAAGCATCTGTGTCTCGAGTACATGACGCCCTGGCTGGCGAATCTGGTACGGTTCTGCAAACCGTCCGACGAGGGCAAGCGGCAAAAGCAGGTTGCGCAGATCCTCGAGAAGCTGATCAATCTCACGATCGAGCAGAAGGAGATGTATCCCTCGATACAGGCCAAAATCTGGGGCTCGATCGGCCAGATACCGGAGCTGATCGATATGGTGCTGGACAACTTCATCCACAAGTCGGTCAGCTCCGGGCTCGGTTCGCCGCAGGTCGAGATAATGGCCGACACGGCGGTCGCGCTCGCCTCCGCCAACGTGCAGCTCGTGGCGAAGAAGGTGATCGGGCGGCTGTGCCGCGTGATGGACAAAACCTGCCACTCGCCGACGCAGTACCTCGAGCAGCACATGATGTGGGACGACATTGCGATACTCGCCCGCTATCTGCTGATGCTGTCGTTCAACAACTGTCTCGACGTGGCCCGCCATCTGCCGTACCTCTTCCACACGGTGACGTTTCTCGTGTGCACCGGCTCGCTGTCGATGCGCGCCTCGACCCACGGGCTCGTGATCAACATCATCCACTCGCTGTGTACCTGCACCAAGCCGTCCTTCTCGGAGGAAACCCAGCGCATGCTGCGCCTGTCGCTGGACGAGTTCTCCCTGCCCAAGTTCTATCTGCTGTTCGGCATCAGCAAGGTGAAGTCGGCCGCCGTCACGGCGTTCCGTTCCTCCTGCCGCCATCCGAACGACCGCTGGTTGGGCAACGAGCGTGTGTCGCAGGCACCGCCGGCCGATCGCGAGCGTCTGGCGCTCCCGTCGCTCGAGGTGATCACCGAGGCGCTGCTGGAAATCATGGAAGCCTGCATGCGCGACATTCCCGACTGCGACTGGCTGCAGACGTGGACGTCGCTAGCGAAAAGCTTCGCCTTCTGCTTCAATCCCGCCCTGCAGCCCCGGGCACTGATCGTGTTCGGCTGCATCTCGAAAAGCGTCACCGATCAGGACGTGAAGCAGCTGCTGCGCATCCTGGTGAAAGCGCTGGAATCGTTCAACGATATCATACTGCTCGAGGCGCTGGTAATGTGTCTGACCCGGCTGCAACCGCTGCTCCGGCCGGAATCGCCCATCCACCGGGCATTGTTTTGGGTGGCGGTAAGCGTCCTGCAGCTGGACGAATCGACCCTGTACGCGGCCGGTTTGGCACTGCTCGAGCAGAACCTGCACACGCTCAACTCGCAACAGCTGTTCGACAACCAGAACATTGCCGACGTGATGATGGCGACGCGGGAACCGCTCGAGTGGCACTTCAAGCAGCTCGACCATGCCGTCGGCCTGTCGTTCAAGTCGAACTTTCACTTTGCGCTGGTAGGGCATTTGCTGAAGGGCTTTCGGCACCCGACGCCAACCACCGTGTCGCGCACGTCCCGCGTACTGACGATGCTGCTCGGGATCGTTGCGAAACCGCACCGGCGGGACAAGTTCGAGGTAACGCCGGACAGTGTCGCCTATCTGACTG CGCTCGTTTGCTTCTCGGAGGAGGTACGCTCACGCTGCCACGTCAAACACACTGTACCGCGATGGCCCGTAGAGTCGGGCGGTTCGGGCGATTCGGCCAGTGGTAGCAGTAGTGATCCATCGGCACCAAACTCGGCCGGCGGTGGCCCACTAACGGGTGGATCGGGCCCGGGCGGCTCCAGCGGCTCCGGTGGCCATAGTGTGCGCCGTCAAAAGTCCTGGGATATGTTGGACCAGTCCGCTATCCAGTACGCACGCCAGTCGCACAAAgtacagcagcaccag GAACGTGGCTCACGGTCGTCGGTGTCGAACGAGTCGAACGTGCTGCTCGATCCGGAAGTGCTGCCCGACTCCTCGACCCAGGCGCTGGTGCTGACCGTGCTGGCAACGCTCGTCAAGTACACGACGGACGAGGCAGAGACGCGCGTCCTCTACCAATACCTGGCGGAAGGATCGATCGTATTTCCGAAGGTTTTCCCGGTGAT TCACTCACTGCTAGATCAGAAGGTCAACAATGTCCTGTCGGTGTCGAACGATCAGATCGTGCTGGCATCGGTGCAGAGCATCATACAGAACATGCTGGCGAGCGAAGACGCTAGCCAGCAGCCGCTTCACTTCCTGCAGAGCTGCGGATTCGGAGGGCTGTGGCGCTTTGCCGGACCATTTACCAAG TACAACATGATGGTGGAGTCGTCCGAGCTGTTCGTCAACTTCCTGGAGGCGATGGTGGAAACGTGTCTGCCGGTGGAGGAAAGCACCCCGATGCCACCGTCCCCCCGGCCGTACAATCTCAGCTCCAGCCTGAGCAGCCTCACGCTCGGCTCGCCGACGGATAAAG CATTCTCATCAGAATCTCTAGATCACGATGGGTTCAGTGGCAGCGTTAGCTCGTTGCGGCGTGCCTCCTGCAGCAAGGCGCGGACCGGCTCGAAGCACCGCTTCATCGACAGTCCGACGCACAATATCTAG